The Macrococcoides canis genome has a window encoding:
- the rsbW gene encoding anti-sigma B factor RsbW produces MERYDYVEMRFPATAEYVGLVRLTLSGILNRAGANYDDIEDTKIAVSEAVTNAVKHAYKGDVQGDVLVGYVIFDDKVEVIVSDSGTSFDYERAKSELGPYEENENIDFIREGGLGLFLIESLMDEVNVKKDSGVTISMTKYITGEQV; encoded by the coding sequence ATGGAAAGATATGATTATGTTGAAATGAGATTTCCTGCAACTGCAGAATATGTAGGGCTCGTCCGTCTGACATTGTCAGGGATATTAAACCGTGCAGGAGCAAACTACGACGATATTGAAGATACAAAGATTGCTGTAAGTGAAGCAGTAACAAACGCTGTTAAACATGCATATAAAGGTGACGTACAAGGCGATGTGCTTGTGGGCTATGTTATCTTTGATGATAAAGTGGAAGTCATTGTATCTGACTCAGGTACGAGCTTTGATTATGAACGCGCAAAATCAGAACTTGGACCTTATGAAGAGAATGAGAATATCGATTTTATTCGTGAAGGTGGATTAGGCTTATTCTTGATTGAGTCATTAATGGATGAAGTGAACGTGAAAAAAGACAGCGGAGTCACTATTAGTATGACGAAGTATATAACGGGGGAGCAGGTGTAG
- a CDS encoding anti-sigma factor antagonist: protein MNLKIDTTQHDTYYKINVAGELDVATVPELQEVLVPIRQQGTHDIHLHIDEVTYMDSTGLGLFVGTLKELNKNNKELYVLGVNKRIERLFDITGLKDLMHVNQPVEG, encoded by the coding sequence ATGAACTTAAAGATAGACACAACACAACATGACACTTATTACAAAATTAATGTAGCGGGCGAACTGGATGTTGCGACTGTTCCAGAATTACAGGAAGTTTTAGTACCGATCAGACAGCAAGGGACACATGATATTCATTTACATATTGATGAAGTAACTTATATGGATAGTACTGGACTGGGTCTATTTGTTGGAACGTTGAAAGAACTTAATAAAAATAATAAAGAATTATATGTATTAGGTGTGAACAAACGTATAGAAAGACTATTCGACATCACTGGTTTAAAAGATTTAATGCATGTAAATCAACCGGTGGAGGGGTAA